CCCTCCGCCGGCCCCCCCcctccgccggccccgccccgcgctcacCATCGTCGGCCCCGCCGTGGGGGTCCAGGTCCTCCTTCATCTCCTCCTTGGTTTCCTCTTCCATGATCACTTTGCCTGCGGAGGAGGCGGCACCGTGGGACACCCGCTGTGCCGGCCACGCGGGCCTcggctgcccagccctgcccgacTCTCACCTTCCCGGACCTCCTGAATGATCTCCTCCGGGAGCACGAAGTTCCTCTCGGGATTCGGGAACGGAAGGATCTCCGACTCGTGCTGACGTCAGGCACGGCAAAGGAACACGGGGTTTCAGCAAGTCCTGGAAGGCGAACTGGAGCCGCGGGCgctgctcctgggccagcaccTGGGCCGTGAGCGCGCCCTGGCCCCGGCCTCCCAGGCtcctctggccgctgcagccacgaGGGGAACCCCCAGGCACGACGCAGGTGCCGCAGGGCGGCTGCGCGCTCCCTCGGGCGCCGGGCGGCAGGCGCCTTCCTCACCCACAGCCGCGGGAGCCCCGAGTCcggctgggaggcacaggtgctgcccccccccccgccccgcacagCCGCGGGAGCCCCAAGTCcggctgggaggcacaggtgcggccccccccaccccgcacagcCGCGGGAGCCCCAAGTCcggctgggaggcacaggtgcggCCCCCCCCCGCTCCGCACAGCCGCGGGAGCCCCGAGTCcggctgggaggcacaggtgcggccccccccccgccccgcacagCCGCGGGAGCCCCGAGTCCGGCTGGGAGGTACAggtgctgccccccccaccccgcacagcCGCGGGAGCCCCAAGTCcggctgggaggcacaggtgcggCCCCCCCCGCTCCGCACAGCCGCGGGAGCCCCAAGTCcgcctgggaggcacaggtgctgccccccccgccccgcacagCCGCGGGAGCCCCGAGTCcgcctgggaggcacaggtgcggCCCCTTCTCCCCCCCAGCCACCTGCTTCCCGGTGCAGTCAGCGCCTCTGAACTCCCAGACCCGACGCCCGCAGCCCTGCCCGGGGGGAGCCTGCCCCCCGCAGCAACACAGGTGAGGCCCGGGACCCCCAGGAGGTGGCCAGCAAGGCAGGCGTCCGCACGCCCCCTCCACCTCCTGGGGTCCCACGGGCCTGCCCCATCTGCGTGGCCCCGCGCAGCGGTCAGCTCACCAGGGCCTGCATGTCGTACATGGTGCTCAGGTGGTCCCAGATGACCTTGGAGGGCACCTGCCGTCCGATGTTCTGGCTGAACTTGTCCCGGATGCAGATCATGTGGAAGTGCCGGTTCACACCTGCGGGGGCGGCGGGCCGggtgagggggctggggctgggcgggggcccggggggtgggggtgaagaaGTCGCGGCCCCCCTCGGCGCTGAGGGCGTGGGAGAGCGCGGGGAGGGCGCAGAggagtggggggcggggtggggagctgCGGGGTGCCGGCGTGGGAGCTGCGGGTCTCCGGGGACGGGGTGAGGGGTGCGGGGTCGCGGGggtcccaggccccgcccccgccctgacggttgcccgccccgcccccacgcgcCAGGCCCGCGCTCACCGACGGGCTTGTGGCCCAGCATGGCGTGGAAGAGGCACACTTCCACCTCGGGGCTCCACACCACCGTCTCCTCCGCCGGGCTCGTGGCCGCCTCGCCGGGGCCCTTGTCACCCGGGGCGCCCCCGCCGCCCACCTCGGCCTCCCCCATGGCCGCCCGGCGACAAGCCCCCCGGAGGGCGCGGGCACGGCCCGGGCTCCGCGCAGGCGCAGTCACGGGCCGCTCGGGCGCGCGCGCCGGCGACGGCGCAGGCGCAGCTGCGGTCGGGGGGGGGCGCGCTGTGGCGGCCCCTGGCGGCGGCCCCTGGCGGCGCGGGCCCGAACGGAACCTGCCCGCAGAGGCAGCCCGCGGCTCGGACCCGGGGCCGAGGcccgggggtgggtggggcccgAGTCCGCGCAAAGGCGGGAGGCGGGCGCGGCTGCTATGGGTGGGGGTCTCCCAGGTCTCTGTCCGACTCCGTGGCCCCAGCAGCGCCGCCCGGACACATCCCCCCGACTCGCGTCGGACCCAAGTTAGCAGCTCGGCGGCGCCGCTCGACCCCCGCCGGCGCCCCCgggcccagggcggggcctgcagcGGGACCACCAGGGTGGTGTCAGCCCCGGCTCTGCCGCCGCGGGTCCCGCGGGGCTGCCTGGGGGTCTCAGCCCACTCCCCGGCGGGCCGGGGCGGAGTGGGTCGTGGGAGGGGCCCGGGGGCGGAGTCAACGGGGGCGGGGCGGACCCATAGTGGGCGGAGTCTGCGCGAGGCGGGAATCCCGCGTGCCCTCCGGCGCAGTCGGTCGTGGGCGGAGCCAGGGAGGGGCGGAGTTGGCGGGGCCTGGGCGGAGCGAGGCCGCCGACTGGACCGCGTCCGGGGACCGGCTCCCAGAGGCGCCCGAAGGAGTCCGCACGGATCGTggctccgcccccaccccgccttctCCCCGCGCGCCACGCCCACGCGGCGCACACGTGCGTCTGTGCacggcgctgcaggccggggagCGTTTCGGGCTCTGCGGCGTCTCGGCTGAGACCCCCGGCGAGGCCCCGCGCGCGTCCGGTCTCGGCGTCGTCCCCGTGCGGTGGGGCGAAGGGCAGCCCGCCCTAGGGGGTTAGGAGGGGCTCGCGCCCTCGGGACGGCGGCTCTG
The window above is part of the Oryctolagus cuniculus chromosome 11, mOryCun1.1, whole genome shotgun sequence genome. Proteins encoded here:
- the MRGBP gene encoding MRG/MORF4L-binding protein isoform X3, giving the protein MGEAEVGGGGAPGDKGPGEAATSPAEETVVWSPEVEVCLFHAMLGHKPVGVNRHFHMICIRDKFSQNIGRQVPSKVIWDHLSTMYDMQALHESEILPFPNPERNFVLPEEIIQEVREGKVIMEEETKEEMKEDLDPHGGADDVFSSGSLGKATEKPGKDREKNSELGCKEGADKRKRSRVTDKVLTANSNPSSPSAAKRRRT
- the MRGBP gene encoding MRG/MORF4L-binding protein isoform X1, giving the protein MGEAEVGGGGAPGDKGPGEAATSPAEETVVWSPEVEVCLFHAMLGHKPVGVNRHFHMICIRDKFSQNIGRQVPSKVIWDHLSTMYDMQALEQRPRLQFAFQDLLKPRVPLPCLTSARVGDPSVPESREELRAPGGDHSGGPGRQSDHGRGNQGGDEGGPGPPRRGRRCFLIRELGQSHRKARQRQREELGAGLQGGGGQAEAQPGHRQGPDRQQQPLQPQRRQAPPHIGPSPGAAGAGEEPRPSRAECRRPAVGSPGGPAMSTGWTHAARSSVQHGWAVAAAWARGRPGLGEPGGQLRAPLPSEAPSPPRGLRGWPPWPPGA
- the MRGBP gene encoding MRG/MORF4L-binding protein isoform X2, with the protein product MGEAEVGGGGAPGDKGPGEAATSPAEETVVWSPEVEVCLFHAMLGHKPVGVNRHFHMICIRDKFSQNIGRQVPSKVIWDHLSTMYDMQALFAFQDLLKPRVPLPCLTSARVGDPSVPESREELRAPGGDHSGGPGRQSDHGRGNQGGDEGGPGPPRRGRRCFLIRELGQSHRKARQRQREELGAGLQGGGGQAEAQPGHRQGPDRQQQPLQPQRRQAPPHIGPSPGAAGAGEEPRPSRAECRRPAVGSPGGPAMSTGWTHAARSSVQHGWAVAAAWARGRPGLGEPGGQLRAPLPSEAPSPPRGLRGWPPWPPGA